GGGAAATGGACAAAGGAGGTGCCAAAGCCCCGTGGTGCAGGGgtcacccagcagctcccatccccaccgagctgtgctgtgtgtttgcagcCCCACTGGAGAGCCAGGGAAACAGGATGGGATTTGGTGTCCCTTCCAACAGAAATcactctgtgattccatgatgcCATGGGATGGCTGTGGATGGCTTGTGATGCCAAGCAGGCTGGTGAAGCAGAGTCCAGCTctaaccccccaaaaccccaacaagcAGAAGCACCTGAGTTATTCTGACTTTTATTTCATTGCTTCTTAGTCCACACAGTCGATATAAAATcagaaaggcaaagcaaaaaaaaaaaaaaaaaaaaaagtagaaccccaaaaaaccccaagattaaccaaaaaaagcaacagTGTCTGGAGTCCTCAGAGGCAGCCTGGGGTATGTGCTGGTGCCTGTTCCATTCATGGCCAGACTCGTTGCTGACATACAGAGGACTCACATCTTGCTCTGGTGCCAGAGCCCCACGGGCTCCggccagagctgcttctgttcCTCTGCACCAcggaggggaaaaaggaatcTTGGTTAtaaatgctttattaaaaacaatagTAAGAGCAAATCTAAGTACAAAAGCAGTTATAGCTCATTTATATTACACagaattatttctcatttctaGCTTGGTTGTTTACCTCAAGGTGGTTAACTGAATTTCCAGTGACTAAGGTTAAATGGCGTAGCAGGGTAAGGAATGGTAAATAGATAGCACCATTTCATACATGTGGTATTGGATTTcaggggcaggctgggctggctgcctcCTCGGGGCAGTTCAGCTCCACGGCAGGGGCAGAGCACgtcccaggctgggagcagcagctcccagcgctcggcacagcccggccccggcagcCGCGCCAGGGAGgagggcctgggctgggctgcagctcggcCTAAGTGATTTAAAAGCCCAAATTCCCAGCGGGTGTGGCAGCAAGGCAGTGGGACTTAGGCACATAAGTCATTTAGGCACTTGGGGCAATCAAAGCCTTTGCTCCAAAATCCTTCAAACCTTTTGGAAGCGTCTCCCGTCAGATCTGGACGTGCCCTGTGGATCACAGcatgtggcaggagcagggcccagccctggctgtggaaCCAGGCGTGGCTGATCCACGCCAGGCTAAAACCAGAGCTGGGGGCTCTGACGGGCCgggacagggcaggagaggTCAGCTCAAAGAGGATTTTGCATGAGAGAGAAATCACTGCGCTCTGTTACACTGTTAGGAGTGAGAGTTCCTTAGGCACTTGCTTTAGGCTTTAAAACAGCGCATGGTCAACAGAAGCAAACAAGACTATGTACATATATGTAAAAAGTGTTATAAATAGGTTTTTTAAACCATAGATACTATATACATCTTCAATTAACAAGGAACCCTTTGAGTGTTTCCTCTGGGGGTCGGTCGGGTTTGGTTTGGATGAGAGGgttgattccttttttttttgtttttctggtttttggttaattttcttttccgtTTTCTCGTCTATTCTGCCCCGTCCCTGGTGAGGAGGTCACGGTGCCGCGGCCCCGTCCCGCGGCGTCACTCGCGCTTCCGCAGGATGACGTAGACGATGCCGCTGGCCAGGGCCAGGGGGAAGGCCAGCCACGCCAGGATGTAGGCGAAGCCGTAGGAGGTGCTTTCCGAGGCTTGGTGCCAGTCCGTGTGCCTCACGGTGAAGATGGCAGCGCCGCTCATCACGCACAGCCCTGCGAGGCAGCACGGGGACAGTCAGTGACAGCATGGGACAGTCAGCGACACACGGGACAGTCAGTGACACAAGGGACAGTCAGTGACACACGGGACAGTCAGTGACAGCATGGGACAGTCAGCGACACACAGGACAGTCAGCGACACACGGGACAGTCAGTGACAGCATGGGACAGTCAGTGACACACGGGACAGTCAGCGACACACGGGACAGTCAGCGACACACGGGGGACAGTCAGTGACACACGGGACAGTCAGTGACAGCATGGGACAGTCAGTGACACACGGGGCAGTCAGCGACACACGGGACAGTCAGTGACACACGGGGCAGTCAGTGACACACGGGGGACAGTCAGTGACACACGGGACAGTCAGTGACACATGGGACAGTCAGTGACACACGGGGCAGTCAGCGACACACGGGACAGAGACACACGGGACAGTCAGCGACACACGGGGCAGTCAGTGACACACGGGACAGTCAGTGACAGCATGGGACAGTCAGTGACACACGGGACAGTCAGCGACACATGGGACAGTCAGTGACACACGGGACAGTCAGTGACACATGGGACAGTCAGTGACACACGGGGCAGTCAGCGACACATGGGACAGTCAGTGACACACGGGACAGTCAGTGACACATGGGACAGTCAGTGACACACGGGACAGTCAGCGACACATGGGACAGTCAGCGACACACGGGGCAGAGACACACGGGACAGTCAGTGACACATGGGACAGTCAGTGACACACGGGACAGTCAGCGACACATGGGACAGTCAGTGACACACGGGGCAGTCAGCGACACACGGGACAGAGACACACGGGACAGTCAGTGACACATGGGACAGTCAGTGACACACGGGACAGTCAGCGACACATGGGACAGTCAGTGACACACGGGGGACAGTCAGTGACACACGGGGCAGTCAGCGACACACGGGACAGAGACACACGGGACAGTCAGTGACACACGGGACAGTCAGTGACACACGGGGCAGTCAGCGACACATGGGACAGTCAGTGACACACGGGGCAGTCAGTGACAGCATGGGACAGTCAGTGACACACGGGGCAGTCAGAGACACACGGGACAGTCAGTGACACACGGGACAGTCAGTGACAGCATGGGACAGTCAGTGACACACGGGGCAGTCAGTGACACACGGGACAGTCAGTGACAGCATGGGACAGTCAGTGACAGCATGGGACAGTCAGTGACACACGGGGCAGTCAGTGACACACGGGACAGTCAGTGACAGCATGGGACAGTCAGTGACACACGGGGCAGTCAGTGACACACGGGACAGtccctgctgggagccccaggcacacagggacagtcagTGACACATGGGGCAGTCAGTGACACACGGGACAGTCAGTGACACATGGGACAGTCAGTGACACACGGGACAGTCAGTGACACACGGGGGACAGTCAGTGACAGCATGGGACAGTCAGCGACACACAGGACAGTCAGTGACACATGGGACAGTCAGTGACACACAGGACAGTCTCTGCTGGGAGCCccaggcacacagggacagtcagTGACACATGGGGGACAGTCAGTGACACACGGGGCAGTCAGTGACACATGGGACAGtccctgctgggagccccaggcacacagggacagtcagTGACACATGGGGGACAGTCAGTGACACACGGGGCAGTCAGTGACACATGGGACAGtccctgctgggagccccaggcacacagggacagtcagTGACACACGGGGCAGTCAGTGACACACAGGAcagtccctgctgggagctgagtgacacagggcagcagccagcaccagcacaggggctggctctgctctgccccctcGGGTCCTGTCACCTGGGAGGTTTGGGAGGGGATGCTGTGGGCTCTGGCCTGGCTGGAGGTGAGCAGGGATGTCTCTGCCACGCTCAGCAAGCAAAGCCAGAGGCTCTGGAGCACCACCTGGGCTAACCCATCCCTCGGGCAGACCAGGGATGCTGCTCCACACCAACCCCGCTCCCCTGGTGCCTTGTGTAAAGCCTGGCCTGAGCCacctccctgcagtgctgcaggagggcagacTCAGAGCTGGGCTTTCAAAGCAAGGTGTCTGTATCACCTCTCTAGGTgataaaaaccacaaacccagCTGGGCCTCAGGATGCTCTGGCTGGGATCCCCCATCCTTCCCAGCTGCACCAGAAGCTCAACTGCAAACCCTATTCCCAgcaaatcccattcccagcaaACCCTGTTCCCCACAAACCCTGGTCCCCATaaaccccagctccctgcaaacCCTTCCATGCCCACAGCTCATCCCTCATGGCCCCTGTGCCCACCAGGGCcgtgggggtcccaggggtgcccagcccCCGTGGGCAGTGTTTAAGGGTTTGTTGTTGCAAACCGCCCCATCAGGGGTGGGCACCGCCCGGAGCGCACACAAAGCCACCTCTATTCCTGCCCCAAACGAGCTCTTTGAGTCCATCCCAGCAGTTCTATTATCCAGTCGTGGGGCTGTTGTTGGAGCCGAGTTCCACATCCCCTGCCCGGCCCTCAGGACCACCTACATCTCAGCACGGTGATATTTGAGCTGCAGTTCCACTCGACACTGCTCCTTTTGTTCAGGGAAAGTGCACAAGTGGGAATTCACTTCATTAAGGAGCAGTTTCCATTCTCCAAGCACGGGAGCCAACTCCCACTGCCCGGCccaggcacagagagcacagccattgtctggggacaggggacgggCGTGTGGCCACCCAGTCACCTCCAGAGGCCAGATACAGCAGCAAttgtctgcagcaggagcctggccatggctgcactgcactgctggggcacctgccctgctctgggctcacaACAGCCGGACAGGgaggcccagctgcagccagctgcaAGCAATAATGcagccaccatccctgcagagcctggctttGGGAGCGTGCTGCTCTGGCAGGCCAGGAGGGCAAACGCTTCCCGACGTTTGTTCCCGGGGTTGtcagtgccagagcagccccagccctgcagaggaaccagggcagctccccagggcaggtgTTTGCAAAGAGCTGTGGGAtgagggcaggcacagccctgcagggtgagccccctctgcagcccagcagctctggggggagAGGGGTGAGAGGGAAGAGATGGAAGTGATGATGAGAAGGATGCAGGAGTTGGGTCAGACCCCGAGGGGCCCAAACCCACATCCCTGCCATGCTGAGCTACCCATGGACATGCTGGACCCACCGAGGATGCAGGGGAGCCTTTGAGGGCCTTTTGGTGCCCGTGAGCCCATCAGGACAAACCCAGCTGGGCGTTGGGGGTGATTCCAAGCTGTgtggaggtgctgggggtgatcctgcctggctgctgcatcACAGACCAAAGTGGCCTCacccttctcttcctcccctcccctggctgggGTCCCTGCAGTGGGTACCGGCCCCTGGCCTCCTCCCTGGctctcagggcagctctgcccagctctggcacccagcagagcccagtgctcctggcctggctcccacagcagcagggagaccAGAACAGGCTCAGCTCCTGTGACCAAAGCTGTCCCCatctcctggcagtgctggcacagccatgCCCTGTTTCCTACCAACAACTCTGGCATTGAGGGCCACAAGGATCAAAACTGACCCgagcctcctcctccagccctggcagggagaagAGCAAGGACAGCCACCAGTGCCCACCTGATCCAGAGCTCTGCCTTCAGTTCCCTGGCCACAGGGAATCTGGATGCAAGGAGGACGCACGTCCTCGGCCCTTCACACTGGCTGGGCATGGCATTAACCCATTACCCCACAGCCCAAGGAGACTGTAGGTCTGACCTGcatcccctggggacacccacaACAGCACGGACAGGGGggctgcagtccctgctctcctcctctgaCAGTGAGGGCTCACCAGCAGTCACCAGCAGAGAGaagcctcctgctcccaggtCTATTAGAGAAGCTCTAACAGAGGTAATTGCAGGAAATTGCATTATTAATGCCCATTTCCCCTCCTTGGCTCTGTGGCTCTAAGGGGTTTCCATACATCTCTTTTTCCAGAGGTGGTGAACTGATCTGAACTCCACTGGCACTGTGGCCAAGCAGATCCACTCATCATGGAGTTCATGCCAATAAAGCTTAGCTCTGGATTTCACCAGGGTTTGGGAAGGCCAGTTGCTTAGAGGATGGCCAGACACTTTAAAGTCTAAGCTCAGTGAATGAGTTTTTCCACTGATAAAATAGCAGGACCTCGGGTGGCTTCTAGTCTAACATCTAAAGCTCTAGGAAAGAATCAGTCTCCTCCCCAGACACTCTGTCCTAATGCAGCCAGGATCTCGAAGCACAATTACATTTTTTAGCCTGAACTCTTGAAAATCCTCTCCACTGGTTTCATATGTGGAAACATAAACAGAGCCAGTGGCTTTACAACATCAGTGcttggggagctgcagcctaGGACATGAGCTGTGGCTCCTTTCCAGCACTGAGTTCTCAAAGAGTTAAAAATAGCAGCTGACTGCCCAAGCCAGAGctcaccctgcagctccagggctctgtgctcatGGGGAAAGCACCAGGCCCCCTCATGGCACGTTTATAAATAATCACCGAGCCCTCTTTTGCCAAAACAGGATTGTCACGACTTTCCCcacccctccagcagctgtggaagCCTCACCCAGCCTGGTGAAGGgtgccagagccagcagagccaccctggACATCCAACATCCCACCctggggcacaggcagagctctgcttccAGCATCCCTGTGATctgctgcccccagctctggcaccctGTCCCTCCAGAGcctccctggctggggcagAAACCTCTGGCACCTTCCCTGTGCAAGGGCAGAAGAGCCTGGATGCACAACGAACGGCCCAGGAGCTGGATTTCATCCCAGGATCCCATCCTCAACACCCCCGAATTGTtcatccctttcctttcctttcctttcctttcctttcctttcctttcctttcctttcctttcctttcctttcctttcctttcctttcctttcctttcctttcctttcctttcctttcctttcctttcctttcctttcctttcctttcctttcctttccttcccttcccttcccttcccttcccttcccttcccttcccttcccttcccttcccttcccttcccttcccttcccttctcttcccttccccaggagtTGTTCCCCTCTCCAGGCCCCTGGGTGCCCACAGCCTGGCCACAGTGGCACTGGATGCCCGTGGCAGTGGCACCAGGGCCCATGGCAGTGGCACTGGATGCCcgtggcagtggcagtgccaccctTGGCCCCACTCACCTGCCAGGATCTGGAAGACTCCGGTGATGTAGAAGCGGCCGCCCTTGGTGAGCGTGAAGAGCTGGCAGAAGAACAGGAACAGCGACAGCACGCTGAAGATGACGGAGAGGATCATCATGGCTTGGACAGACTGCAGCCAttctggggacagacagacacacagacgcCTCAGCGCGGGCACATGgaggccctgctgtgcccatggccgtgccaccagcccagcctggctcccgtgggtttgggagcagctgggggccGTGCCTGGCGCTGTCCCACTGCTGAGACCCCCAGCCCGGGCACAGTGCTGCAGGACTTCGGGTGCCACGGGGCTGCCATGGCTCAGCTGCTGGAATGCAACAGATCACAGGCCTGGCACTGCCTTGGGAGTGTTTGCCACAAAACAGAGCAGAGACAAAACCCTGACCTGCAGACAGAGCCTCTCTcactcccagctcagtgcccagccctggctgttcAGCTGTGCCTCAAACACCAAACCATGGGCACTGAGCTctgttcagctgtgctgcaaaCACCAAACCATGGGCACTGAGCTctgttcagctgtgctgcaaaCACCAAACCATGGGCACTGAGCTCTGTTCAGCTGTGCCTCAAACACCAAACCATGGGCACTGAGCTCTGTTCAGCTGTGCCTCAAACACCAAACCATGGGCACTGAGCTctgttcagctgtgctgcaaaCACCAAACCATGGGCACTGAGCTctgttcagctgtgctgcaaaCACCAAACCATGGGCACCAGGCTCTGTTCAGCTGTGCCTCAAACACCAAACCAGGGGCACTGAGCTCTGTTCAGCTGTGCCTCAAACACCAAACCATGGGCACTGAGCTCTGTTCAGCTGTGCCTCAAACACCAAACCATGggcaccaggctctgctgtACTGCAAACACCAAACCAtgggcactgagctctgctcagctgtgccTCAAACACCAAAGCCATGAGTTCTGGGACACCACGCTGGCTGAGCTCCGAGGGCAAGTAAACACAAGGGGAGGAAAACACCCTGTGCCCCTGTGGAGCTGGACCTTTTGGAAGTCCTCCCCAGCTGCCAAACGCAgctgtgtcccagagcagaCCAGCTAAACCAGCCCGTGTGAGTCACTGCTCAGCTATTTCCAGGCTTAGTGGGTGTGTAAACCCCAcgtaaaaaaaatataaataaacaagcaaaatgCAGCCCcatgccctgagctgctgcagcttgaCAGAAAGAGGCAGTGCTCACAGAAacctctgccttccccttcccttctaAGGTTTGAAATCAAAATGCAGGACTCAGTGCgggtaaactgaggcacaaaCCACCcagtgaaaggcagaaaaatcctGCTTGGGGCTGGATCCTTCATTAGGCAGCCCTGAAGCCTCAGACTCAGCCCCATGTCTCTGCCACACTTTTACTCCCACCGATTTCAGTTCCCTGCCTGCAGAATCGGCTCCCTGCAGCAAACGGCTGAAGTGGAAAAACTTCCAAACAAAGCTGTCCTTCAGCTCAGCCACCTCCAGAGCAGCAAACGGGGCCATCGGGACTGCCCAGGGCAAGGTCTGCCCCAGAAGTGACCACAggtccccccaaacccctgtgaGCTGTGCTCGGGGAGGGCAGAGCGGGGTTTGGCCCCGAGGGTGAGGTACAGCCGTGGAGGCAGGGGTGAcccatggcactgccagcaaacccaggcctgcaggagcatCCTGTGCCACTCAGCCAGGTCTGTGTCTGACTCTGGAGCAGGATTTCTACCCCGGCCCTCTGCCTCTTGTCTCTGGGTGTTCAGGCAATGGAGCagacacagcccctgctcccaaaGCTCTtgagcccccagagcagcccctgctccccacagccagcctggtccttcccctccctggcaCTCCCCATTTCCAGTGCTGGCCTTCCCTCACTCCAGCACAGCGGGTCCCTGTGCACAGGACATCCCAGTGTGGATTTCAGTGCAATGTGCACACAAAACGTCCAATGGATTTCCTATCTCAGGTAGCTGAGCAGGGAAACCCCCCTGCCTCAGCCccacctgcccctgcagctctggctgtcctCCACcagtgggaatgggatgaggcagctccagcaccgcCAAAATCATCCGGAATCCTTGCTCAGATCAGACCTCCAAGTGCCTGGAGGATGTGCAGTGCTGAAGCGCACCTGCCTCCATTGcccagcacagacagggctcCCATCCCGGCTGAGAGGGGAAGCTGAGTCCTCCTGTCACCCTCTCCCAGCTCCGGACACCGGCTGGGCCCGAGCCAAGCCCTGCAGCTCGCTCCAGGACCAGAAAGCCGAGTCCTTTGTGATGCAAAGGCCACGGGATCCGGCCGAGAGGAGCCTTTCTGCTCGAGGTGGATGCTCCCACTGCTGGTTATTTTAGGAGAGGGCTGTCTAGACGGAaaactgagctgagctgagctgccctTTAATTGCATCCGCCTCCCCTGCCCGGTTTTTGCTTCTGAATGCAAATGATTTACAGGGGCTTTGCAGAATCCCATTGTAATAAAGAGCCATGTCAGAGGCACAGAAAGGCAGCGTGAGGGGGGAGCCCACCGTGGCCGGAGGGTTTgggcagccagcctggcagcagggagagcaggagatgatcccacagcccagagctctgagctcaCATCCAGCCCTTTGCTGACTTGTGCTGGCCTCCTCTGTGAAAACAAAGGGCAGAATCCCAGCCCAGGACTGAGACCCGCGAGTTCCAGAGCTCCATTAACTCCACGCCAGCTGCCCACAGGCTCCAGCTGGATTAGGACAGCTAATTGCCTTTAATGCGTTTAAAACCACCCCTATAACTGCAGGTGGGGATTCTACGGGCTCAGCCCCACGTGCCTTTAACCCTTTGCTGTCGGTGCCATGGCCAGCCCTCGGGATCCCAAACACAGCAAgtttcccagagctgcagctgggctgtcagCACTGTTTACTCACAGGCTGTTATTTGTGGTTTCCCCTGGGCAGCGAGCTGgttatcccattttttcccctgcatctctTCAGCTCTGTGTTTATATCTGCGTTCttcaggaggaaggaggaaaggaagcagCGTGGAAGGGACAGATAACACCCTGCACGGTGGGagtgggcacagccctgtcacAAAGGCAGCCAGACACAAGGCAAGGAGTTCTTACAGAGCAAATTTGAATTTTCCTTGAAGTTCTGCAGGCCCTGAtgtgctcacagcactgctTACAACAGCAGGGAGAAGACTTCAGCCCTGGGAAGATAAAGACCATGTTTCACTGCCCTAAAATccagcaggaaagaaagaaacccagagcaggaattggagcccagagcaggaattGCAGCTCAATCTCCCAGAGagagagcagccagcccagcctgggcagcagagccccagccctgcttgcaGAGGGTTTTTTGCCCTGACAGGACTGACAGGGCACTGAAACGTTTCACTTTCTCCcttgtgcaggagcagaggcctTGGAGGACAGGCATCACCTCCCCAGGGTTTAATTCACACCCCCCACACCAAAGTGAAAACCAAAGTGCACACTGAAGACACTTATTAGAGCTCAGCTTGTCCACTGCTGTAAGAGCTCCCTAAATGAGTGCTGGGCATTAaaacccctctgtgctgggatctGCAGCTGATGGGAACGTTCTGCAGATGGAGTTTTCCCTCTGCCAAGTGTGTACACTGTGCATTTAAAAAGCAACCACttctggagaagaaaacatccaTTAAGGAGGTAACTGCAGCACATAACACAGCCAaagctggagggaaggagggcaaTTCATGTCCCAGCTGTAACACCTGCTGCTCCATGCTGCAAGTTGGGTCTCAGCAGGGTCAGGAACAGCGTGGGTACaaaagcagcagcccaggctgccaggaGAAGCCCCTCTCCTGCAGGGACCCTCTCCTGTCCTTCTGAGACCCCTCTCCTGTCCCACAGGGATCCCTCCTGCCCTCTGTCCAGCCGAGGCACTGCACTATCCCAGGGAAGCTccagggccagcccagctccagtgcAGCGCCAGTGCAGCTTTCTCCTGCTGTGGCCCTGCCAGACATTCCCGCTGCTCCTTCCCAGTCCTCCCATCTCCATGGCCTGGGAGCCAGCAGGCCGTGCTGCATCTGGCTGTTGCTGGCAATCCCAGAGGCAAAGGGGGCTCCAAGGAGCTCCCAGGGTGGTGGGGATGAGCAGGaggggagccctggggctgcgGGAGGCAGGGACTGAACACAGAGCTCCGAGTCCTCCAaggcctcctgctcctctcctgagctCCTTCAGATGGAGATGAACCCCTCAAACCTCTgtcttctcctctcctcctcttttcctcttggctctcctctctttccttctccttgaaGCTCCATCCAAGAAGTCCATGAGGGAAGGAGATCCAGagctctccagagctgccacATCCCACAGGAGCTCACATCCTGCAGAGGCACTCCTGatgcagctgaggcagcagaaagctgctggcaCCATGGAAAgctccttccagcagctccaaaagcccaaggcagctcctctccctggtGGTGGTGGCGGCTCTGGCCTCCTGCTGGCCTGTGCTGAGGCGGCAGATCCATCACTGCAGATCCTCCCGAGGCCCCAGGGATGGCCAGtccagcagcaggagtgggcagcagtggggcCTTGGCCCACAGACCTAGGGCAGGCTCACTCAGCCTGAGCCCACAGGGACATCCAGGGGGCTCACCAAGGCCCAAAAGAAGCAGGTTGAAGGGTTTTCCAGCACCACACTCTGCAGGGGACACCCCCACCCCTTCTTCTGGCTTGGCAGTCATCCTTTGGCCACATGCTGCCCTcttcctgctgttcctctgtGGGCCAGAGCACAAATATGGCAGGGAAGGCTGTCTGAGCCCTCGTCTCACAGAAGAAATGGGAGCCAAAGACATCTGGGGCAGCTGagaaaaacccagcagcagctcccaaccTCTCCTTAGCAAATGCTCTTCGTAAGAAGAACAAGCAACAATAAAAAATTGGCTTTAAGCATAGGAAATCCCTTTCCTATTAAAGGCAAGAAAGTTATGTGACAAACTGatctgaaatatgaaatattctCTTGGAATAGGAGATTTTTAGATTTTAGGAGTAAGTTCTTTACCCAgaggtgggcaggccctggcacaggtgcccagagcagctggggctgcccctgggtccctggcagtgcccaaggccaggctggacactggggctgggagcacctgggacagtgggaggtgtccctggggcagtgggaggtgtccctgccatggcaggggtggcactgggtgggatttagggtcccttccagcccaaaccatctGGGATCCTGTGAGTGCCCCTCAGGTGATTTCAGAGCACCAAGGGATGAGTTTCAgtcccccagggctggcagagagggctcagccctgcctgagTTGAGCTGGTGTCACCCATTATTAACATCAATAAAGTCTGCTCTGGGCAAGCACCTGGGCTTTGCTTGTGGCCACCACATCAGCAAACCAGCATGGGCGtcacagagcccccagcacccaGTGATGGGGCACTTGCCAAGGTTTAGggtctccttttccctttaaCACAGCCCCAAACCTCCAGCCTGCCTGTGGGCAGGCCAGTCACAGGAGAAGTTGCCTTGGAATATGACCTGGAACAACAAAGCTACTCCCTACACTCAACTAAAGCATTTTCTAGGCCCAGTATAGGCGATAGAAAAGACACCATTGGTGCAATAGAGACTGCGTACCGCAAGGGAAAGATGAAATAATAACGAATAAACTAAGCTATAAACAGCAAAGATCAACCCTTGTACCTTTTGCATCATGGTCTAGCaagcaaaaccaagcaaaatgAATTTAAGTTTTGAAAAAGTGAATTTAGGGGAGAAGACAACAGGAAAGACAAACatctcctggcactgcaggagggggGGATCCCATGGACGGCCCCTCGGCCTCCCCGCTTTCAGCACTCCCGCCACAACCAGAGAGaacacagcagcaaaggaaCCTTCCTTCCTGCACAGAGCATCCAGCTGAGGGAGGAAAAGGCCATTTTTGGAGGAGGGACCATGGCAGTCTGGGGATCTGGGCTGGAATCTCCTGGAGGGCCCTGCTGGGCCGGGC
This DNA window, taken from Molothrus aeneus isolate 106 chromosome 25, BPBGC_Maene_1.0, whole genome shotgun sequence, encodes the following:
- the PMP22 gene encoding peripheral myelin protein 22, whose product is MLLLLLGIIVLHVTVLVLLFVSTIVSQWLVNGERAADLWQNCTTGNHFQCTASSSNEWLQSVQAMMILSVIFSVLSLFLFFCQLFTLTKGGRFYITGVFQILAGLCVMSGAAIFTVRHTDWHQASESTSYGFAYILAWLAFPLALASGIVYVILRKRE